A single genomic interval of Zingiber officinale cultivar Zhangliang chromosome 4A, Zo_v1.1, whole genome shotgun sequence harbors:
- the LOC121972201 gene encoding exocyst complex component SEC3A-like produces MARSSADDFELRRACEVAIDAAINKQKVVLSIRVAKSRGVWGKTSKLGRQMAKPRVLALTTKAKGPKIKAFLRVLKDSGGGGVLEPAKIYKLKHLSKVEVLQNDPSGCSFMLGFDNLRSQSVAPPQWTMRNKGDRNRILLCILNMSKEILGRLPKVVGIDIVEMALWAKENNTAVSSQVITHGGQDASGLIQGHSQVTVERDLVSQAEEEDMEALLGTYVMGIGEAEAFSERLKRELLALEAANVHALVECESIIEEVLQGLEGASTCVEDMDEWLGIFNVKLRHMREDIESIESRNNKLELQSVSNKALIEELDRLLERFQIPQEYEECLTGDYFDEANVHKNVEVCEWLTGALHNLEASNLDPCYARMRGIKEKRAELVLLKCTFVCRASEFLRNYFPSLVDQMMNDKSLFSQRGQLKRPDHADLRYKCRTYARLLMHIKTLDKNFLAPLRKAFCHSLNVLLRREAREFANELRGATKVANTKPILWLEGPISACQGANADSSSVSEAYSKMLTVFIPLLVDESAFFAHFMCFDVAVLASSDGTAVSSTQPMMFTVFLQLTQLSNSSGNDAAELAILNECLKELLAGLEEDFYSIVDWAYKIDPLCCITMHGITERYLSADKADTSGFVHLLLDELEIRISMLFSRFVDDACYSVEKYERGRQTGVLPCIQRFAILASRMEQYTQGQSRDLVDQAYTKIVSIMFVALERAAQVDSKYSDIVLLENYAAFQNSLYDLANVVPTLAKFYHQASESYEQACLRHVSMVIYIHFEKLFQFARRVEELMHTIPPEEIPFQIGMSKADLRKMLKSSLSGLDKIINAMYRKLQKNTTAQELLPSLWDKCKKEFLEKYGSFVQLVAKIYVNEPVPSVAEMRDALASM; encoded by the exons CCAAAGCAAAAGGTCCAAAAATCAAGGCTTTTCTTCGTGTTTTGAAAGATTCAGGAGGAGGAGGAGTACTTGAG CCTGCAAAAATTTACAAATTGAAACATCTTTCAAAAGTGGAAGTCTTGCAAAATGATCCAAGTGGTTGCTCATTCATGCTG GGATTTGATAATCTTAGAAGCCAAAGTGTTGCTCCTCCTCAGTGGACAATGAGAAACAAAGGTGACAG GAACCGCATACTTCTATGCATTTTAAACATGAGCAAGGAGATATTGGGACGTCTTCCAAAAGTTGTTGGGATAGACATAGTGGAGATGGCTCTCTGGGCAAAG GAAAATAATACTGCAGTAAGCAGTCAAGTTATTACTCATGGTGGGCAAGACGCATCTGGTTTGATTCAAGGTCACTCACAAGTTACTGTCGAAAGAGATCTTGTTTCACAAGCTGAAGAAGAGGACATGGAGGCTCTCCTTGGCAC GTATGTTATGGGAATTGGTGAAGCAGAAGCATTTTCAGAAAGGTTAAAGAGGGAACTTCTGGCTTTAGAAGCAGCAAATGTTCATGCACTTGTTGAATGTGAATCCATAATAGAGGAG GTATTGCAAGGATTAGAAGGTGCCAGCACATGCGTGGAAGATATGGATGAGTGGCTTGGCATTTTTAATGTGAAACTTCGGCATATGAGAGAGGATATTGAATCA ATTGAATCTCGTAATAATAAGTTGGAGTTGCAATCCGTGAGCAACAAGGCTCTCATTGAGGAACTTGATAGATTACTTGAACGCTTTCAAATCCCTCAAGAG TATGAGGAATGTCTCACAGGAGATTATTTCGATGAGGCCAACGTGCATAAAAACGTCGAGGTTTGTGAATGGCTAACTGGTGCCTTGCACAATCTCGAAGCGTCAAATTTGGATCCCTGCTATGCAAGAATGAGAGGT ATCAAGGAAAAACGTGCAGAACTTGTATTATTAAAATGCACATTTGTTTGCCGAGCATCAGAGTTTTTACGAAATTACTTTCCAAGTTTGGTGGACCAGATGATGAATGACAAGAGCTTATTTTCTCAG CGTGGACAACTCAAGAGACCTGACCATGCAGACCTCAGGTATAAATGCAGGACATATGCAAGACTTCTGATGCATATAAAG ACGCTTGACAAAAATTTCTTGGCCCCTTTGCGAAAAGCTTTCTGTCATTCTCTAAATGTGTTGCTTCGTCGAGAG GCACGCGAATTTGCTAATGAACTCCGTGGTGCTACCAAAGTAGCAAATACTAAACCAATACTCTGGCTCGAGGGCCCGATATCTGCATGTCAGGGAGCTAATGCAGATTCTTCTTCAGTTTCCGAAGCATACTCTAAGATGCTGACAGTTTTCATTCCTCTTCTTGTGGATGAG AGTGCTTTTTTTGCTCATTTTATGTGCTTTGATGTTGCTGTACTTGCTTCATCTGATGGAACTGCTGTTAGCTCTACCCAGCCAATGATG TTTACAGTTTTTCTTCAACTTACACAATTATCAAATTCTTCAGGCAATGATGCTGCTGAGCTCGCAATTCTAAATGAATGTCTAAAAGAACTGCTTGCTGGGCTTGAG GAGGATTTTTATTCGATAGTGGATTGGGCGTACAAAATTGATCCATTGTGCTGCATAACGATGCATGGGATTACAGAACGGTATCTTTCAGCCGACAAGGCTGATACTTCTGGGTTTGTGCACCTTCTGCTTGATGAATTGGAAATAAGGATCTCAATGCTGTTCAGCAGG TTTGTTGATGATGCTTGTTATTCAGTGGAGAAATATGAACGTGGACGGCAAACAGGAGTTCTCCCTTGCATTCAAAG GTTTGCAATTCTCGCATCACGCATGGAACAATACACCCAAGGCCAGTCAAGGGATTTGGTCGATCAAGCTTACACTAAAATT GTTAGCATCATGTTTGTGGCATTGGAGAGGGCTGCGCAAGTTGACTCCAAGTATTCTGATATTGTTCTTCTAGAAAACTATGCGGCTTTCCAGAACAG CCTGTATGACTTAGCCAATGTCGTACCAACCCTGGCAAAGTTCTATCACCAAGCTAGTGAATCATATGAGCAGGCTTGCCTTCGTCACGTTAGCATGGTCATTTACATA cattttgaaaaaCTGTTCCAGTTTGCCCGCAGAGTTGAGGAATTGATGCACACCATTCCGCCTGAGGAG ATTCCCTTCCAAATTGGAATGTCAAAAGCTGATCTTCGTAAAATGTTGAAGTCTAGTTTATCAGGG CTTGACAAGATCATCAATGCTATGTATCGTAAGTTACAGAAGAATACAACTGCTCAGGAGTTGTTGCCTTCTTTATGGGATAAATGCAAG AAGGAATTTCTTGAAAAATATGGAAGTTTCGTCCAGCTTGTCGCCAAAATATATGTCAATGAGCCTGTTCCTTCTGTGGCAGAGATGAGGGACGCACTCGCTTCAATGTAA
- the LOC121973027 gene encoding AP2-like ethylene-responsive transcription factor At1g16060: protein MTKRQRNIGATRAVKLKRTRKSVPRESPSQRSSIYRGVTRHRWTGRYEAHLWDKNCWNESQNKKGKQGAYDDEEAAAHAYDLAALKYWGQDTIFNFPISAYEEELKEMENQTREEYIGLLRRKSSGFSRGVSKYRGVARHHHNGRWEARIGRVFGNKYLYLGTYEVASDNAFNVKEE from the exons ATGACCAAGAGGCAAAGAAACATCGGTGCGACCAGAGCCGTGAAGCTAAAGAGAACAAGAAAGAGTGTACCGAGAGAGTCTCCTTCTCAACGCAGCTCCATCTACCGCGGTGTCACCAG GCATCGGTGGACCGGGAGATACGAGGCACATTTGTGGGACAAAAACTGCTGGAATGAGTCGCAaaataagaaaggaaagcaa GGGGCTTATGACGACGAAGAGGCAGCAGCTCATGCGTATGATTTAGCAGCATTGAAGTATTGGGGCCAAGACACCATCTTCAATTTCcct ATATCAGCATACGAGGAAGAGCTCAAGGAAATGGAGAACCAGACCAGAGAAGAATATATTGGATTATTGAGAAG GAAGAGCAGTGGCTTCTCGAGAGGAGTCTCTAAGTACAGAGGAGTAGCAAG GCATCATCATAATGGGCGATGGGAAGCTCGAATTGGTCGAGTTTTTGGCAACAAGTATCTCTACCTCGGAACatatg AGGTGGCGAGTGATAATGCATTTAATGTCAAAGaagaatga
- the LOC121973029 gene encoding uncharacterized protein LOC121973029, which yields MPRARGRGWGSSRARSRRRGYDSGSGRGRGRACQRATTTDLGLDEAPISPSELVPGAQVGPSIGVGGQTEGQPHLVAAQVAVPAIPTASFIMEKARIPLLASSAKDRFTLFHGGTDPWVARTWLEDIEATFGYMSCSDTEKVELAAYHFRGQASTWWKMQKTVFGDQIISWQSFREAFERQYFPAAFCVARRQEFMSLKQGDRSVLDYSAEFSRLAEFCPHMVAQDSDRMFHFTQGLAAYIRIRMSGFPVTTYREALDRAIFIEMTQQQVSQEREASRQTSQSSHSRQQSRGRRSRGQDTTRESSRSRKVAKVSQGSSHPVPSQRGQILVKCFQCGAPNHLASECPLDKSIYFYCKLPGHMQKDCTLKAQHQAGGSQSQQARPTSRPPQSRQQKGPQRSQQSQPRNPPPTQSAHQPQLYHLQSQVESEYHSVPPLQQYLPAPSQYLPAPPQQYLLPPPQQYLLPPPQQYQPPFSYQPSTQSYQPSQDQSQPSSSIQRGQPSGLEPGYVYALTREEAQRAGGSVIRGIISVYNIPADILIDTGSSHSFISPEFVCKIMRVPTLRPYGLSVVTPSGGVLMSDQEIKSCPLTFDSHILTGDLQVLEMTEFDIILGMDWLSEHHATVDCRAKVVTFQPLDQSSWEFIGINDRGVSIISALQAQQLLARGCKGYLLSLVSSNVDSSVQFSDVHIIREYPDVFPEELPGLPPRRQVEFAIELLPGTASISKAPYRMAPRELEELKIQLQELLDKGFIRPSVSPWGAPVLFVKKKDGSLRLCIDYRQLNSATIKNKIDLRSGYHQLRVRDTDIQKTAFRTRYGHYEFLKRNTNNISE from the exons ATGCCACGAGCCCGTGGTCGCGGTTGGGGCAGTAGCCGTGCCCGTAGTCGCAGGCGTGGTTACGACAGTGGTAGTGGTCGCGGTCGTGGTCGTGCATGTCAGCGTGCCACTACTACTGATCTTGGTTTGGATGAGGCTCCTATCTCCCCATCTGAGTTGGTACCGGGAGCTCAGGTTGGTCCCAGTATTGGAGTCGGTGGTCAGACTGAGGGACAACCTCATCTTGTTGCAGCTCAGGTAGCCGTACCAGCCATTCCTACAGCATCGTTTATTATGGAAAAGGCCCGTATTCCTTTGCTTGCTAGTTCAGCAAAGGATCGTTTTACGCTGTTCCATGGAGGCACCGATCCTTGGGTGGCGCGTACATGGTTGGAGGATATTGAGGCCACTTTTGGATACATGTCCTGTTCAGACACAGAGAAGGTAGAGCTAGCCGCTTATCATTTTCGAGGGCAAGCATCCACATGGTGGAAGATGCAAAAGACAGTCTTTGGGGATCAGATTATCTCTTGGCAGTCTTTTCGAGAGGCGTTCGAGAGACAGTATTTTCCTGCAGCATTTTGTGTTGCTCGACGCCAGGAATTCATGAGTCTCAAGCAGGGTGACCGAAGCGTGCTAgactatagtgcagaatttagcaGACTTGCTGAGTTTTGCCCACATATGGTTGCTCAGGACTCAGACCGTATGTTTCACTTTACACAGGGACTGGCAGCATATATTCGGATCAGGATGTCTGGATTTCCTGTTACTACTTATCGAGAGGCACTTGATCGAGCCATATTtattgagatgactcagcagcaaGTCTCTCAAGAAAGAGAAGCCAGCCGACAGACCTCGCAGAGCTCACACTCTAGACAGCAGAGTCGAGGTCGTCGATCTCGTGGTCAGGATACGACTAGAGAATCTTCACGGTCACGAAAGGTGGCCAAAGTATCACAGGGATCTAGTCACCCAGTTCCATCACAGCGGGGCCAGATATTGGTGAAGTGTTTTCAATGTGGTGCACCAAATCACCTGGCATCAGAATGTCCACTGGATaagagtatatatttttattgtaaACTGCCAGGACATATGCAGAAAGATTGCACTTTGAAGGCACAACATCAAGCAGGAGGATCACAGTCTCAGCAGGCTCGACCTACCTCACGACCTCCACAGTCTCGGCAGCAGAAAGGCCCGCAGAGATCCCAGCAGTCTCAGCCACGAAATCCCCCACCTACACAGTCTGCTCACCAGCCACAACTCTATCATTTGCAGTCCCAGGTGGAGAGTGAGTATCACTCAGTACCTCCACTTCAGCAGTATCTGCCAGCTCCATCTCAGTACTTGCCAGCTCCACCCCAGCAGTACCTGCTACCTCCACCCCAGCAGTACTTATTACCTCCACCCCAGCAGTATCAGCCACCATTCTCTTATCAGCCTTCGACCCAGTCATACCAACCTTCGCAGGATCAGAGTCAGCCCTCTTCTTCTATCCAGAGGGGTCAGCCATCAGGTCTTGAGCCGggttatgtttatgctttgacTCGTGAGGAGGCACAGCGAGCTGGAGGATCTGTTATCCGAGGTATTATTTCTGTTTATAATATTCCTGCGGATATATTGATAGATACGGGTAGCTCACATTCCTTTATTTCTCCTGAGTTTGTATGCAAGATTATGAGGGTCCCAACTCTTCGACCTTATGGATTATCAGTAGTGACACCATCAGGTGGAGTATTGATGTCAGATCAGGAGATCAAGAGTTGCCCTTTAACTTTTGATAGTCATATCCTTACTGGGGATCTACAAGTGCTAGAGATGACTGAATTCGATattattttgggtatggattggtTGTCAGAGCATCATGCCACTGTCGATTGTCGAGCCAAAGTGGTGACTTTTCAACCCTTAGATCAATCATCATGGGAATTTATTGGGATCAATGATCGAGGGGTATCTATTATCTCAGCTCTCCAGGCTCAGCAGTTGTTGGCTCGGGGATGCAAGGGGTATCTCTTGTCTTTAGTAAGTTCCAATGTGGATAGTTCTGTCCAGTTTTCTGATGTCCACATAATACGTGAATATCCCGACGTATTTCCTGAAGAACTTCCTGGCTTGCCACCTCGGCGACAGGTAGAGTTTGCCATTGAGTTGCTTCCTGGCACAGCTTCAATATCGAAAGCTCCATATCGGATGGCGCCAAGAGAACTAGAGGAACTAAAGATCCAGCTTCAGGAGTTGCTAGACAAGGGTTTTATCCGTCCTAGTGTTTCTCCTTGGGGTGCTCCGGTGCTctttgttaagaaaaaggatggatCCTTAAGGCTCTGCATTGATTATAGGCAGTTAAACTCAGCAactatcaagaacaa GATTGATTTAAGATCAGGCTATCACCAGTTACGGGTTAGAGatacagatattcagaagactgcCTTCCGTACTcggtatggacattatgagtttttg AAGAGGAACACGAACAACATCTCAGAATAG